A DNA window from Daucus carota subsp. sativus chromosome 3, DH1 v3.0, whole genome shotgun sequence contains the following coding sequences:
- the LOC108215442 gene encoding V-type proton ATPase subunit d2, producing MYGFEALTFNIHGGYLEAIVRGHRSGLLTAADYNNLCQCETLDDIKMHLSATEYGPYLQNEPSPLHTTTIVEKCTLKLVDEYKHMLCQATEPLSTFLEYITYGHMIDNVVLIVTGTLHERDVQELLEKCHPLGMFDSIATLAVAQNMRELYRLVLVDTPLAPYFSECITSEDLDDMNIEIMRNTLYKAYLEDFYRFCQKLGGATAEIMSDLLAFEADRRAVNITINSIGTELTRDDRRKLYSSFGLLYPYGHEELAICEDIDQVRGVMEKYPPYQSIFAKLSYGESQMLDKAFYEEEVKRLCLSFEQQFHYAVFFAYMRLREQEIRNLMWISECVAQNQKSRVHDSVVFIF from the exons ATGTACGGATTCGAAGCACTAACCTTCAACATTCATGGAGGTTATCTAGAAGCGATCGTGAGAGGACACAGATCTGGATTGCTCACCGCTGCTGATTACAACAATTTGTGCCAGTGCGAAACCCTAGATGATATCAAGATGCATCTCTCTGCAACTGAGTACGGTCCTTATCTTCAGAACG AACCGTCGCCGTTGCATACTACTACTATTGTGGAGAAATGCACTCTCAAATTGGTTGATGAGTACAAGCACATGTTGTGCCAAGCTACAGAGCCTTTATCAACGTTTTTGGAGTACATTAC ATACGGCCACATGATTGATAATGTCGTGCTTATAGTCACTGGGACCTTGCATGAGAGAGATGTTCAGGAGCTGCTAGAGAAATGCCATCCATTGGGCATGTTTGACAG CATTGCAACTCTGGCAGTAGCTCAGAACATGCGAGAGCTTTATAGACTTGTGCTCGTTGACACTCCATTAGCTCCATACTTCTCCGAGTGTATTACATCTGAG GACTTGGATGACATGAACATTGAAATTATGAGAAATACTCTATATAAGGCGTACCTTGAAGACTTTTACAGGTTTTGCCAG AAATTAGGAGGTGCTACAGCAGAAATCATGTCAGACCTTCTTGCCTTCGAGGCTGACAGGAGAGCTGTTAACATCACCATAAACAG TATTGGCACTGAACTTACCAGGGATGATCGGAGAAAGTTGTACTCTAGTTTCGGCTTACT TTACCCATATGGTCATGAAGAACTTGCTATCTGTGAGGATATTGATCAG GTTCGTGGTGTCATGGAAAAATATCCTCCTTATCAGTCCATTTTTGCCAAGTTATCATATGGAGAGAGCCAGATGCTAGACAAGGCATTTTATGAAGAGGAGGTGAAAAGACTTTGCCTGTCATTTGAGCAACAG TTCCATTATGCAGTGTTTTTTGCATACATGAGGCTTAGGGAGCAAGAGATCAGAAATCTTATGTGGATATCTGAGTGTGTGGCTCAGAACCAAAAGTCCAGGGTGCATGACAGCGTTGTTTTCATATTTTAG